The following are encoded in a window of Fusarium falciforme chromosome 11, complete sequence genomic DNA:
- a CDS encoding MFS domain-containing protein, which yields MASDLKTDSPPDLSDEAGTIDTEPPVNEKSLLRKLDAKLLPAVGVLYLLSFLDRSNVGNARIEGMVDDLNMTGNQYLTGLTLYFVGYVLFEIPCNIILKRTTPRLWLPTLTIAWGIVATLLGIVQDLKGFLIARFFLGVTESGLFPGVVFYFSMWYKRRERQYRISLFFCAASLAGAFGGILAYGIGKMGGVVWENGWRWIFILEGIATVVVAVSAYWFIENYPDTSKFLTKAERTFIHERLAADSDAIRQEQFSWAAVREALRDPSCWLYGLGFHTMSLPLYTLSLFLPTIIKDLGYKAAVAQLLTIPPYALAFLTTLGVAIVSEKLGRRALFIAGSSVVAAIGYIILLANTNPTARPGVSYLGTFFAAAGIYPATALVLSWPAINVSGQTKRAIANAMQISIGNLGAVLGTQLYRANDGPRFIVGHSMALGYLVANVIVVTLLGWRLKKQNESRAAVAEEIKHVGEVEDWKGDSDVRWRFEY from the exons ATGGCTTCTGATCTTAAGACAGACTCGCCTCCTGATCTTAGCGATGAGGCTGGCACCATCGACACTGAACCTCCCGTAAACGAAAAGTCGCTTCTGCGGAAACTAGACGCCAAGTTACTTCCAGCCGTTGGGGTCCTGTATCTGTTATCGTTCTTAGATCGCAGCAATG TCGGAAACGCCCGGATCGAGGGAATGGTCGATGACCTCAATATGA CTGGAAATCAGTACTTGACAGGTCTCACTCTATACTTTGTGGGCTATGTACTTTTCGAG ATTCCTtgtaatattattctaaagCGCACTACTCCAAGGCTTTGGCTTCCAACCCTTACGATTGCCTGGGGCATTGTAGCTACGTTACTCGGCATCGTTCAAGACCTCAAGGGCTTCCTCATCGCCAGATTCTTTCTTGGTGTTACTGAGAGCGGTTTGTTTCCAGGAGTTGTGTTCTACTTCTCCATGTGGTACAAGAGACGAGAGAGGCAGTATCGCATTTCGCTGTTTTTCTGTGCAGCATCCCTTGCCGGTGCCTTTGGTGGTATCCTCGCATAT GGTATCGGCAAGATGGGAGGCGTCGTTTGGGAGAATGGGTGGCGCTGGATCTTCATTCTG GAGGGGATAGCTACCGTTGTGGTGGCCGTGTCGGCATATTGGTTCATCGAGAACTACCCTGATACTTCAAAATTTCTCACCAAGGCTGAACGGACCTTCATTCATGAGCGCTTGGCAGCGGACAGTGATGCTATTCGACAGGAACAGTTCAGCTGGGCAGCGGTCCGTGAGGCGTTGAGGGATCCGAGTTGCTGGCTCTATGGCCTAGGCTTCCACACAATGAGTCTGCCTCTGTATACTCTATCCCTGTTTCTG CCCACCATCATTAAGGATCTTGGATACAAAGCAGCAGTCGCACAGCTCTTGACTATTCCACCGTATGCCCTTGCATTTCTCACAACGCTGGGTGTTGCTATCGTCTCTGAGAAGCTAGGCCGACGTGCTCTGTTCATTGCTGGGTCATCAGTTGTTGCTGCCATCGGGTACATaatcctcctcgccaacaCTAATCCCACAGCTCGACCAGGAGTCTCGTACCTGGGAACCTTCTTTGCTGCCGCTGGTATATATCCCGCTACCGCCCTGGTGCTTTCTTGGCCCGCGATCAACGTGTCGGGACAGACAAAGAGAGCCATCGCGAACGCAATGCAGATCAGCATCGGGAATCTTGGAGCCGTGCTGGGCACACAACTGTACCGAGCCAACGATGGTCCTCGATTCATCGTTGGACACTCTATGGCTTTGGGTTATCTGGTAGCAAACGTCATCGTTGTGACTTTGCTGGGttggaggttgaagaagcagaaTGAAAGCCGTGCCGCGGTGGCGGAGGAGATCAAGCACGTTGGTGAGGTGGAAGACTGGAAGGGTGACTCGGATGTTAGATGGAGGTTCGAGTATTGA
- a CDS encoding PKS-ER domain-containing protein, producing the protein MKAVQILGDKSCPKIVTNHSLKTPEPENDDILVQVYAAGITGDEVLWPEVYNTPTRIPGHDISGVISAFGPVYNGPLKIGQEVFAFLDADRGQGQAQYVICSPDEVAPKPASISHAEAAALPIPVLTAWEAMAEHGRIQSDMKVLVTGASGAVGILFVQFVKQVVGAHVIALASAQHHLALTKLGASQVVDYNTPNWERLISDVDVVFDTVGGDVLAKAWETVKENGVIVTVGDPPPPWAFGRGTAVESIGNPGVRYLHFIVSANAERLRKASEMIDGGRIKALAVKAFPFREAEKAWLHAQQRNRGHKVAIEFDDVSHELSAGKK; encoded by the coding sequence ATGAAAGCCGTTCAAATCCTGGGCGATAAGTCATGCCCCAAAATTGTCACCAATCACTCTCTGAAGACCCCTGAGCCTGAAAATGACGATATCCTTGTCCAAGTCTACGCTGCCGGAATCACTGGCGACGAAGTTCTATGGCCTGAAGTCTACAACACCCCAACTCGAATACCAGGCCATGACATTTCTGGCGTCATCTCTGCGTTTGGTCCAGTCTATAACGGACCTTTGAAGATTGGCCAGGAGGTTTTTGCATTCTTGGATGCAGaccgaggtcaaggtcaagcccAATACGTCATTTGTTCCCCCGACGAAGTTGCTCCGAAGCCAGCATCCATCTCACATGCAGAGGCGGCTGCGCTGCCGATTCCGGTTCTGACAGCCTGGGAGGCAATGGCTGAACACGGAAGAATTCAGTCTGATATGAAAGTTCTTGTTACTGGGGCGTCCGGTGCAGTTGGAATACTGTTCGTCCAGTTTGTCAAGCAGGTGGTTGGAGCCCACGTCattgccttggcctcagctCAACACCATTTAGCTCTTACGAAGCTTGGTGCAAGCCAAGTGGTGGACTATAATACTCCAAACTGGGAAAGACTAATCTCGGATGTGGATGTTGTCTTTGACACTGTCGGCGGTGACGTCTTGGCGAAGGCTTGGGAGACTGTCAAGGAGAACGGTGTCATTGTAACGGTTGGAgatccgccgccgccctggGCCTTTGGTCGGGGAACCGCTGTCGAATCTATCGGGAATCCAGGCGTAAGGTATCTGCACTTCATCGTCTCTGCCAACGCGGAAAGGCTACGGAAGGCATCGGAGATGATTGATGGCGGGCGTATCAAGGCATTGGCTGTTAAGGCTTTCCCGTTCCGCGAGGCAGAAAAGGCCTGGCTTCATGCCCAGCAAAGAAATCGAGGACACAAGGTCGCGATCGAGTTTGATGATGTCAGTCATGAGTTATCGGCAGGGAAGAAGTAG
- a CDS encoding Fungal-trans domain-containing protein produces MDTKKTQNGKWMLPFSLPRQEFATENGCQDPVLVECWRRTWWMLFIVDAFYAGTLGAMNFATLDVEATVELPCEESEYESGEIPEPKTLEEFECREFTSDDTSFSSFAYLIGAVRCAALAISIAPKVAVKEASTQVIEAADSVVDAWLLLLPKDDKQVISKTGIIDELMFQAHLVIHVATIGLHRPLSDLRFNAIESVSSCARDPPADSPTPDLINVHTIRVLRSVEAQIRLLALPARPFNHTPFITCMVSEGTLALLSACNFLHKGKELAIARDQIRMTIGCLKALGEVWPRTARNVREIQMIARHVLGLGPKSTKSNTPQSTGVPSLSGGEGQETLGSEGGQLSSDDDILVSLANMDTVCGWYSSSDFATDMAWWTGQ; encoded by the exons ATGGATACAAAGAAGACTCAAAACGGGAAATGGATGTTGCCGTTCAGCTTGCCCCGTCAAGAGTTTGCCACAGAGAACGGATGTCAGGACCCAGTGTTGGTAGAATGTTGGAGACGGACGTGGTGGATGCTGTTCATCGTGGATGCCTTTTACGCAGGCACATTGGGCGCCATGAATTTTGCGACGCTAGATGTTGAGGCTACAGTTGAACTGCCTTGTGAAGAGTCCGAGTATGAATCAGGT GAAATCCCCGAGCCCAAGACCTTGGAAGAGTTCGAGTGTCGTGAGTTTACTTCCGACGACACGTCATTCTCTTCTTTCGCGTATCTCATTGGCGCCGTACGATGTGCAGCATTGGCAATCTCAATAGCACCAAAAGTTGCTGTCAAGGAAGCCTCAACACAGGTCATTGAGGCTGCCGACTCTGTGGTTGATGCATGGCTTCTTTTACTGCCCAAAGATGACAAGCAAGTCATTTCCAAGACAGGCATCATTGATGAGCTCATGTTCCAAGCGCATTTGGTGATCCATGT TGCAACTATCGGCCTACACAGACCTCTATCAGACCTCAGATTCAACGCCATCGAGAGTGTCTCGAGCTGTGCCCGGGATCCTCCTGCCGATTCCCCCACACCGGATCTAATCAACGTACACACAATACGTGTTCTGAGATCAGTAGAAGCTCAGATTCGTCTCCTCGCATTGCCAGCTCGACCCTTCAACCACACACCATTCATCACCTGCATGGTGAGCGAAGGCACGTTGGCCCTACTCTCAGCATGTAATTTCCTACACAAGGGAAAGGAGCTGGCAATAGCAAGAGATCAGATCCGCATGACCATTGGGTGTTTGAAAGCATTGGGAGAGGTATGGCCCAGAACAGCTAGGAATGTGCGGGAGATTCAGATGATTGCACGGCATGTGCTTGGGCTAGGGCCAAAAAGTACAAAGAGCAACACTCCTCAGTCAACTGGAGTACCAAGCCTCTCTGGCGGCGAGGGGCAGGAGACACTTGGCTCCGAAGGCGGACAGCTGAGCAGTGACGATGATATTCTGGTGTCTCTTGCGAATATGGATACAGTATGTGGATGGTATAGTTCCAGTGATTTCGCCACAGATATGGCATGGTGGACAGGGCAGTAA
- a CDS encoding Pyr-redox-2 domain-containing protein: MPSKIVIIGAGFAGVWSALSAKRLINLKGKEKDVDILVISPEPSLVMRPRLYEANVAGMKYPLSDLFGSAGIKFLQGTVDTIQIEAHTVKVRTASGGEDSVQYDRLILAAGSAVVRPRGVTGLEKHAFDIDTLTSAANLESHLEGLTSLPPSPARDTIVVCGGGFTGIELAAELPKRLSQHKGARIILVESADEVGPELGPGPRPTILKALKDLNVEVKLGSRVAAVDSKGVTLASGERIETLTAIWTAGQRATPLTEQIPGAKDSLSRLHVDENLRVLSSEDVFATGDAAYALADTKGHYALMSCQHALALGRVSGHNAAADLLNESNVAYSQPGYNCCLDLGGWGAVISRGWDRNEQITGDLAKRGKTFINQKVIYPPENVNEAILAADPATPTGDAHFKILLEAMA, translated from the coding sequence ATGCCAAGCAAGATTGTCATCATCGGTGCCGGCTTTGCTGGCGTCTGGAGCGCTCTCTCAGCCAAGcgcctcatcaacctcaagggaaaagaaaaggacGTCGATATTCTTGTCATTTCCCCAGAGCCATCCTTGGTCATGCGTCCAAGACTTTACGAGGCCAACGTTGCCGGCATGAAGTACCCGCTCAGCGATCTATTCGGCTCTGCGGGCATCAAGTTCTTGCAAGGAACAGTCGATACCATCCAGATCGAAGCACACACTGTCAAAGTCCGGACGGCTTCTGGTGGCGAGGATAGTGTGCAATACGACCGACTCATCCTTGCAGCGGGGAGCGCAGTCGTGAGACCTCGGGGCGTTACGGGGCTTGAAAAACACGCATTCGACATTGACACTCTGACCTCGGCTGCCAACCTTGAATCCCACCTCGAGGGTCTTACATCGCTTCCGCCAAGCCCAGCTCGTGACACCATCGTCGTGTGCGGAGGCGGCTTCACTGGCATCGAGCTTGCGGCCGAACTTCCCAAGCGGCTTAGCCAGCATAAAGGCGCCCGTATCATTCTGGTTGAAAGTGCAGATGAAGTTGGCCCAGAACTCGGACCTGGCCCGCGTCCCACCATTCTTAAGGCTCTGAAAGACCTCAACGTTGAGGTCAAACTCGGATCTCGAGTCGCAGCTGTTGACTCCAAGGGTGTGACTCTGGCTTCTGGTGAGCGTATTGAGACATTGACGGCCATCTGGACTGCAGGCCAGAGAGCTACGCCTCTCACGGAGCAGATTCCCGGGGCCAAAGACTCGCTTTCTCGTCTTCACGTTGACGAAAACCTCCGTGTTCTGTCAAGCGAGGACGTTTTCGCCACAGGAGACGCTGCTTATGCGCTTGCCGATACAAAGGGCCATTATGCCTTGATGTCTTGCCAGCATGCACTTGCACTCGGCCGTGTATCGGGCCACAATGCTGCCGCAGACCTACTCAACGAATCCAATGTGGCATATTCGCAGCCTGGCTACAATTGCTGTCTGGACCTTGGAGGATGGGGTGCGGTGATTTCTCGAGGCTGGGATAGAAACGAGCAGATTACCGGAGACCTAGCGAAACGAGGCAAGACCTTCATCAACCAGAAGGTCATCTACCCTCCTGAGAATGTGAACGAAGCCATTCTTGCGGCTGACCCTGCTACGCCAACTGGGGATGCGCATTTCAAGATTCTTCTTGAAGCTATGGCCTAG